TGAGTTGGCGAACTGACAGCCGTGAGCGTGGGGTGCACACTCGGCGGAAGCTCAAAGGGGTTCTGCGCGCCTGATAGAGGGTCGGGCGATACAGAACTCGACTGATCATTCTTGCAGATTCCGCGCCGAAACGAGAATCGGACCGTGCCGCGCGTCCCGAGGCCAGCATCGGGACGCACGACGCGCGGGAGTCAGCGACCGGAGACTGCCTGCGGAGCCGAGGCGTTCAGTTCGCCCGAACGCGCCGCCGCCAGCCAGGCCTCGAGTCCGGCGGCGTCGATCGGGAGTCCGCCGGAGAGCACGTCGTGGCCCGTCGACGTCACCACGAGGTCGTCCTCGATGCGCACGCCGAGGCCTCGGAGCTCGGGCGGCACCGTCTCGTCGAACGCGTGGAAGTAGAGCCCGGGCTCGACCGTCAGCGCCATGCCCGGCTGCATCACGGCGCCCTGGTAGGCGGCGTAGCTCGAGCCCGCGCAGTCGTGCACGTCGATGCCGAGGTGGTGCCCCACGCCGCACACGAGGTAGCGGCGGTGCTGCTGCCCGTCGGGGGTGAGCGCCTCGTCGACCGAGACCGGCAGCATGCCCCAGTCGTGGAGGCCCCGCGCGATGACCTCCATGCTCGCGACGTGGAAGTCCGACCACGGGCGGCCGGGGCCGACGGCCGCGAGTCCGGCGCGGTGCGAGGCCTCGACGAGGTCGTGCACGGCGCGCTGCGCCGAGGTGAACGTGCCGCCCGCCGGGATGGTGCGCGTGACGTCGGCCGTGTAGCCCGAACGTCGCTCGACGCCGACGTCGAGCAGCAGCAGCTCTTCGGGGCTGATGCCGCCGTCGGCGCGCACCCAGTGCAGGATCGGCGCGTGGGCGCCGGAGCCGACGATCGACGCGTAGCCCGGGCCGTTGCCGACCGTGCGTGCGTAGCGGTCGAAGGTGCCCTGGAGCCACCGCTCGCCGCCCCACTCGATGGCCGAGGAGAGCTCGCGCGCCATCGCGGCGAAGCCCTGCTCGGTCGAGGCGACGGCGGCCGCGAGCTCGGCGATCTCCCACTCGTCCTTGATCATGCGGAGTTCTGCGAGCACGCGCTTGAGCTCGGCCGAGCGCGGGTTCGCGGCGAGCGCGGCGGTCGCCGGCCCGACCGACGTCGGCGCGCCGGCTACGAGGGTGTCGCGGCTCAGCACGAGCTCCTCGATGCGGCGCGTGCGCACGTCGAGCGCCTCAGCGTACTCGGCGAGGCCGGGCATCGGCCCGACCCACAGCTCGCCCCGGAGCGGGTCGTTGTGGAAGCCGTCGTCGCCGGGCCGGAAGGGCGCGGGCAGGTAGAGCGTGGCGTCGTGGCCGCCCGGGACCGAGTCGATCACGAGCACCGCGTCCTCGATGCCGCAGCCGAGGAGCCACAGGAAATCGCTGTCGGCGCGGAACTCGAAGCTCGTGTCGTTGGCGCGCACCGGTGCACGGCCCGCTGCGACGGCGATGGTGCGGCCCGGCAGGGCTTCGGCGAGCCGGGCGCGGTGGTGGTGCGCGGCGAGCGCGGCACCCGACGGGATCACCGGGGTGCGCACCGGCGTGGCCCAGCCGCTCCGCATGGACTCGTTGAACCCCGGCGACTGCGCGAGTCGCGGCATCCGCGGGTCGCGTTCGGCCGGAGCCGGCATCGAGGAGGCCGCTCCCCCGGCGGGCTCGCCCCGGTGCGTGTGGGTGTGGGCGTGGGTCGGTTCGGTCATTCCGGGTCCTTTCAGGTGCGCGGTCACGCGCGCGGAGCGTGGGCCGAGCCGGCGACGCGCCGGTCGAGGGCGTCGAACAGGCGCCCGGCGACCTTTCCGGTGTGCAGTCCGTCGTGCTCGAACTCGTTGGTGGTCCAGGCTTCGAGGCCGGCGACCCGATCGACGGTGTCGAGCGAGAACGCGGCGTCGACGTACATGTCGTCGACGTAGACGACGGCCTCGACGGGCACGGCGTTCGCCGCGAGTCGCGCCCGGTCGTACAGTTCGATCGGGCGTTCGGTCTCGGCGAGCCGCTCGACGCCCGCGCGGAAGCCGCGGAGCGCCCGGACCTCCTCGAACATCCACGGGAAGACCATCTCGCCGGTGAAGAGCAACGGCCGGGCGTCGGCGTCGAAGTCGGGGTTGTCGGCTCGCGCGCGTTCGGCCGCCCAGGCGGTGGGGCCGGGGCCGTAGATGCTCTCCTGCAGGGCGATGAAGAGCGGATTGCGATCGAACGCGGTGAGAGCGCCGACGGTCGACAGGAACGTCTCGGCGATGACGGTCTCTTCGGCGTCGGCGAACGCCTCGTCGAACACCCAGTGCACCCGATCGAAGCCCGGGGCCATGCCGAAGTCGAAGCCGAGCGTCTGCAACCGGTGCACGGT
The sequence above is a segment of the Agromyces hippuratus genome. Coding sequences within it:
- a CDS encoding aminopeptidase P family protein, producing the protein MTEPTHAHTHTHRGEPAGGAASSMPAPAERDPRMPRLAQSPGFNESMRSGWATPVRTPVIPSGAALAAHHHRARLAEALPGRTIAVAAGRAPVRANDTSFEFRADSDFLWLLGCGIEDAVLVIDSVPGGHDATLYLPAPFRPGDDGFHNDPLRGELWVGPMPGLAEYAEALDVRTRRIEELVLSRDTLVAGAPTSVGPATAALAANPRSAELKRVLAELRMIKDEWEIAELAAAVASTEQGFAAMARELSSAIEWGGERWLQGTFDRYARTVGNGPGYASIVGSGAHAPILHWVRADGGISPEELLLLDVGVERRSGYTADVTRTIPAGGTFTSAQRAVHDLVEASHRAGLAAVGPGRPWSDFHVASMEVIARGLHDWGMLPVSVDEALTPDGQQHRRYLVCGVGHHLGIDVHDCAGSSYAAYQGAVMQPGMALTVEPGLYFHAFDETVPPELRGLGVRIEDDLVVTSTGHDVLSGGLPIDAAGLEAWLAAARSGELNASAPQAVSGR